In Arvicanthis niloticus isolate mArvNil1 chromosome 4, mArvNil1.pat.X, whole genome shotgun sequence, a single window of DNA contains:
- the Chrnb2 gene encoding neuronal acetylcholine receptor subunit beta-2 codes for MPCPWDTAAHQNFAVPGLWNPRNCRAVGTSALEAVSPTRVQAAARLQHHGQRSVRSPGVSEATRYAGGMARRYNSMALLFSFGLLWLCSGVLGTDTEERLVEHLLDPSRYNKLIRPATNGSELVTVQLMVSLAQLISVHEREQIMTTNVWLTQEWEDYRLTWKPEDFDNMKKVRLPSKHIWLPDVVLYNNADGMYEVSFYSNAVVSYDGSIFWLPPAIYKSACKIEVKHFPFDQQNCTMKFRSWTYDRTEIDLVLKSDVASLDDFTPSGEWDIIALPGRRNENPDDSTYVDITYDFIIRRKPLFYTINLIIPCVLITSLAILVFYLPSDCGEKMTLCISVLLALTVFLLLISKIVPPTSLDVPLVGKYLMFTMVLVTFSIVTSVCVLNVHHRSPTTHTMAPWVKVVFLEKLPTLLFLQQPRHRCARQRLRLRRRQREREGAGALFFREGPTADPCTCFVNPASVQGLAGAFRAEPTAAGPGHSVGPCSCGLREAVDGVRFIADHMRSEDDDQSVREDWKYVAMVIDRLFLWIFVFVCVFGTIGMFLQPLFQNYTATTFLHPDHSAPSSK; via the exons atgccctgcCCTTGGGATACTGCTGCACATCAGAATTTTGCAGTTCCTGGCCTTTGGAATCCCAG GAACTGCCGCGCAGTGGGCACTTCAGCCCTGGAGGCCGTGAGCCCCACCCGGGTGCAGGCGGCTGCGCGGCTTCAGCACCACGGACAGCGCTCCGTCCGCAGCCCTGGTGTCAGCGAGGCTACGCGCTATGCTGGCGGCATGGCCCGGCGCTACAACTCTATGGCGCTGCTATTCAGCTTCGGCCTACTTTGGCTGTGCTCAG GGGTATTGGGTACTGACACTGAGGAGCGGCTAGTGGAACATCTCTTGGATCCCTCCCGCTATAACAAGCTCATCCGGCCAGCTACGAACGGCTCTGAGCTGGTGACTGTACAGCTCATGGTATCATTGGCCCAGCTCATCAGTGTG CACGAGCGGGAGCAGATCATGACCACCAACGTCTGGCTGACCCAG GAGTGGGAAGATTATCGCctcacatggaagccagaagacttCGACAATATGAAGAAAGTCCGACTCCCTTCCAAACACATCTGGCTCCCAGATGTGGTTCTATACAACAA TGCTGACGGCATGTACGAAGTCTCCTTCTATTCCAATGCTGTGGTCTCCTATGACGGCAGCATCTTTTGGCTACCACCTGCCATCTATAAGAGTGCATGCAAGATTGAGGTGAAGCACTTCCCGTTTGACCAGCAGAATTGCACCATGAAGTTCCGCTCATGGACCTACGACCGCACTGAGATTGACCTGGTGCTCAAAAGCGATGTGGCCAGCCTGGACGACTTCACACCCAGTGGGGAGTGGGACATCATCGCACTGCCAGGCCGACGCAACGAGAACCCAGACGACTCCACCTATGTGGACATCACCTATGACTTCATCATTCGTCGCAAACCGCTCTTCTACACCATCAACCTCATCATCCCCTGTGTACTCATCACCTCGCTGGCCATCCTGGTCTTTTACCTGCCCTCAGACTGTGGTGAAAAGATGACACTTTGCATTTCCGTGCTGCTGGCACTCACCGTGTTCCTGCTGCTCATCTCCAAGATTGTGCCTCCCACCTCCCTCGACGTACCGCTGGTGGGCAAGTACCTCATGTTCACCATGGTGCTGGTCACCTTCTCCATCGTCACTAGCGTGTGTGTGCTCAATGTACACCACCGCTCGCCTACCACGCACACCATGGCACCCTGGGTCAAGGTGGTCTTCCTGGAGAAGCTGCCCACCCTGCTCTTCCTGCAGCAGCCACGCCACCGTTGTGCACGTCAGCGCCTGCGCTTGCGGAGGCGCCAGCGGGAGCGTGAGGGCGCAGGCGCACTTTTCTTCCGTGAAGGCCCTACGGCTGACCCATGTACCTGCTTTGTCAATCCCGCATCAGTGCAGGGCTTGGCTGGGGCTTTCCGGGCTGAGCCCACTGCAGCCGGCCCGGGGCactcagtgggcccatgcagcTGTGGCCTCCGGGAAGCAGTGGACGGCGTTCGTTTCATTGCGGACCATATGCGAAGTGAGGATGACGACCAGAGT